AGGAAATAGGCCGCGAAATCAATACTACCGGCTCCAAAGCCAACGACGCCGGTATCCAGCAATGGGTGGTGCTGATGAAAGATGAACTGGAAAAAGCCAAAGAACAAGTTTTAAATGTTTTATAGTAAGGCGCAAACCATATGAATAAACTTTTCCTGGCCACAGCGGGATGCTTATTTTTGGCTGCGGCCTGTAAGCCGCCTAAAATGGACACTTATGAGAAAAACCTGGAAATACCGGGGCATGAGTGGGCCTATGACTACAAGCCGTCTTTCGAAATAAAAATACAACCTGAAGATACCGCCTACCTGTACAATATCTGTGTCAACATACGTCATACGGATGCTTATCCCTACAGTAACATCTGGTTACTGATAGGTACCCAGTATCCGGGCGATAGTATTCCGAAACAACAACGGGTGGAACTGCCACTGGCAGATGTTACCGGCAAGTGGTCGGGAACAGGGCTGGATGATATTTACGAACATCGTATCTTTATTCAGGAACGGGCAATCTTCAATAAACCGGGGACCTATAAGTTTTCTTTCGAACAGAATATGCGGCAAAACCCGCTACCCAATGTAATGAATGTTGGTCTACGGATAGAGAAAGCCGGT
The genomic region above belongs to Chitinophaga sp. 180180018-3 and contains:
- a CDS encoding gliding motility lipoprotein GldH, which codes for MNKLFLATAGCLFLAAACKPPKMDTYEKNLEIPGHEWAYDYKPSFEIKIQPEDTAYLYNICVNIRHTDAYPYSNIWLLIGTQYPGDSIPKQQRVELPLADVTGKWSGTGLDDIYEHRIFIQERAIFNKPGTYKFSFEQNMRQNPLPNVMNVGLRIEKAGTRQ